A region of Fibrobacter succinogenes subsp. succinogenes S85 DNA encodes the following proteins:
- a CDS encoding TrmH family RNA methyltransferase, producing the protein MSEPKDMETLLARVTERRRELLTSVVNRRTRHFCMVLEDLFDPHNISAVIRTAEVFGLQDVHIIEEDNAYSVNKSILKGSYKWMSLYLYKKRMLCMEKLREKGYKIAVASTNTTNSVLDLDLSQPMAFYLGSEFHGNHPDTLAHADYEFKLPQYGITESMNVSVAGGVLMTYLDVFMQKQGREKFALPQAERDALLLDWLDRHVNGIETNSPIVRVGE; encoded by the coding sequence ATGAGTGAACCTAAGGATATGGAAACTTTGCTTGCACGTGTGACGGAACGCCGCCGTGAACTCTTGACGTCTGTGGTCAATCGCCGTACGCGTCATTTTTGCATGGTGCTCGAGGACCTGTTTGATCCGCACAACATTTCCGCCGTTATCCGTACTGCAGAAGTCTTTGGCCTCCAGGATGTTCACATCATTGAAGAAGACAACGCCTATAGCGTGAACAAGTCCATCTTGAAGGGCTCCTACAAGTGGATGAGCCTTTACCTGTACAAGAAGCGCATGCTCTGCATGGAAAAGCTCCGTGAAAAGGGCTACAAGATTGCGGTCGCCAGCACGAACACTACGAACTCTGTGCTCGACCTTGATTTGAGTCAGCCGATGGCTTTTTACTTGGGCAGTGAATTCCACGGGAACCATCCGGATACGCTTGCCCATGCAGACTATGAATTCAAGCTCCCGCAGTATGGCATTACGGAATCGATGAACGTTTCCGTTGCCGGTGGCGTGCTGATGACTTACCTTGACGTGTTCATGCAGAAGCAGGGCCGCGAAAAGTTCGCGCTCCCGCAGGCAGAACGCGATGCTTTGTTGCTTGACTGGCTTGATCGCCATGTGAACGGCATTGAGACAAACAGCCCTATCGTGAGGGTTGGGGAATAG
- a CDS encoding AzlD domain-containing protein encodes MNINMQTYLIYLLVMAGVTLFLRAVPFILLRKKLKSVFWSSFLAYVPYTVLSAMTVPAIFFATDSRLTGACALLAAVVASLLGGGLVTVAVVSCLTVLGVDGLMLL; translated from the coding sequence ATGAATATCAACATGCAAACTTACTTGATTTACTTGCTCGTGATGGCTGGCGTGACGCTGTTCTTGCGTGCGGTGCCGTTCATTTTGCTTCGCAAAAAGCTCAAGAGCGTGTTCTGGAGCTCGTTCCTCGCTTACGTGCCTTATACCGTGCTCAGTGCGATGACCGTGCCTGCGATCTTCTTTGCGACGGATAGCCGTTTGACGGGCGCCTGCGCGCTCCTTGCCGCTGTGGTCGCATCGCTCCTCGGTGGTGGCCTTGTGACAGTCGCTGTAGTATCGTGTCTCACCGTGCTCGGTGTCGATGGACTCATGCTGTTGTAG
- the mltG gene encoding endolytic transglycosylase MltG, protein MKKIFSIAAIILVLTAVFAYFHVNQRLSAVSLNENTVILEIPKGSSPTKVLQILHEKEVWTDDLAFNLWCKLNKPALKAGWYEVPAHQSLDELTELFESGKNAVRKVTIPEGRASWEIPAYLQKSFPNLDTARWNKLVQDPKFARSLGIEGNSLEGYLLPDTYPFAINSDEESILRQMVAANFKVRDEMKARKSPMWDKLKNWHRVLTLASVVEEETGIPDERPLIAGVFHNRLDIGMPLGADPTVRFIFKNLTGPIYKSQLNSDSPYNTRKFPGLMPGPISNPGRKAIEATLFPAKTSALYFVAKDDGSHTHFFSTNLADHNKYKDVAAKNRGEKK, encoded by the coding sequence ATGAAGAAGATTTTTTCAATTGCCGCCATTATCCTCGTTTTAACCGCTGTTTTTGCGTATTTCCACGTAAATCAACGGTTGAGCGCCGTTTCACTCAACGAAAATACCGTCATTTTGGAGATTCCAAAGGGCAGTTCCCCCACAAAAGTTTTACAAATTTTACACGAAAAAGAGGTCTGGACAGACGACCTGGCGTTCAATTTGTGGTGCAAACTGAACAAACCGGCCCTAAAAGCGGGCTGGTACGAGGTCCCCGCCCACCAGTCGCTTGATGAACTCACCGAGCTGTTCGAAAGCGGCAAAAACGCCGTCCGCAAGGTGACGATTCCCGAAGGTCGAGCCTCCTGGGAAATCCCCGCCTACCTCCAGAAAAGTTTCCCTAACCTTGACACGGCCCGTTGGAACAAACTAGTCCAGGACCCGAAGTTCGCCCGATCGCTCGGCATCGAAGGAAACTCTCTTGAAGGCTACCTGTTGCCGGACACGTACCCGTTCGCCATCAATTCCGATGAAGAATCCATACTGCGACAGATGGTCGCCGCAAACTTCAAGGTACGCGACGAAATGAAGGCACGCAAAAGCCCCATGTGGGATAAGCTTAAAAACTGGCACCGCGTGTTGACACTTGCAAGCGTGGTCGAAGAAGAAACGGGCATCCCGGACGAACGTCCGCTCATTGCAGGCGTGTTCCATAACAGATTGGACATTGGCATGCCGCTCGGAGCAGACCCGACGGTGCGGTTCATCTTCAAGAACTTGACAGGTCCCATCTACAAGAGCCAGTTGAACAGCGACAGCCCCTACAACACCCGCAAGTTTCCGGGACTGATGCCCGGCCCGATTTCAAATCCGGGTCGCAAGGCTATTGAAGCAACGCTTTTCCCGGCAAAGACGAGCGCACTTTACTTTGTAGCAAAAGACGATGGTTCACACACGCATTTCTTCAGCACGAACCTCGCCGATCACAACAAGTACAAGGACGTCGCCGCCAAGAACCGCGGCGAAAAGAAGTAG
- a CDS encoding M16 family metallopeptidase — protein sequence MKTNYKIYIALGVSLVAMTSCSMMPKKSPHVKHVPDMYASAVDSSSSAMGVSSQLPEHYSKIEFPEYKYVAPYPKDFRVEIADGITGYIVSDSTLPLVDFSVYFEESHLPQVLKDEAAFEMVGSMIRRGAGGGISPHVLEDSLEFVSASISTSVGTYLSAFDINCLSANFPSMLELAKKVLTDPAFDKNQLEIMKANYVTAYERRYETPAKVLSALKAKVNYAPNPRLWDANAAEYKAVTAADVKRLAKGVFSSKRIVFALAGDVNKDSAVVALKKFFADWKVESPKAESPKPAPLAFARKPGVYVVDKDITQANITMNQPFVKRPHPDYYPTAVASFILGGGSFSSRLMNRVRSDEGLAYSVYSTVGNDYRDTAMTTIALQTKVETVDFAMKLIFEEVEKLAKNGPTDEELVQAKKSLVESLPSLFDSPAATASIFARGELLGKSDDHYLEYVKEINAVTAEQVKTMIAKYFSREKMTISIVGPVAMFDSLKPFTVIPLDSLEFR from the coding sequence ATGAAAACGAATTACAAGATTTATATCGCTCTAGGCGTGTCTTTGGTGGCCATGACATCATGCTCCATGATGCCAAAAAAGTCACCGCATGTGAAGCATGTGCCGGATATGTACGCTTCCGCTGTGGATAGTTCTAGTTCTGCAATGGGGGTGTCTAGCCAATTGCCCGAACATTATAGCAAGATTGAATTCCCTGAATATAAGTATGTCGCTCCGTACCCGAAGGATTTCCGTGTAGAAATTGCAGATGGAATTACGGGCTATATCGTCAGTGACAGTACGCTTCCGCTAGTGGATTTCTCGGTCTATTTTGAAGAAAGCCATTTGCCGCAGGTCCTGAAGGACGAAGCCGCTTTTGAAATGGTTGGTTCCATGATCCGTCGTGGTGCGGGTGGCGGTATTTCTCCGCATGTCCTTGAAGATTCCCTGGAATTCGTAAGTGCGTCCATTTCGACGAGCGTTGGCACGTACCTCTCGGCATTTGATATCAACTGCCTTTCTGCAAACTTCCCGTCGATGCTTGAACTCGCCAAAAAGGTGCTGACGGACCCGGCCTTTGACAAGAATCAGCTTGAAATCATGAAGGCGAATTACGTCACCGCTTATGAACGCCGCTATGAAACTCCTGCCAAGGTACTCTCGGCGCTCAAGGCCAAGGTGAACTACGCCCCGAATCCGAGACTCTGGGATGCCAATGCCGCTGAATACAAGGCTGTCACCGCTGCCGACGTGAAGCGCCTTGCAAAGGGCGTGTTCTCTTCGAAACGCATCGTCTTTGCGCTTGCCGGTGATGTCAACAAGGATTCTGCGGTAGTCGCGCTCAAGAAGTTCTTTGCGGACTGGAAGGTCGAATCACCGAAGGCCGAATCGCCGAAGCCAGCACCGCTTGCTTTTGCCCGCAAGCCCGGTGTGTACGTGGTCGACAAGGATATCACGCAGGCGAACATCACCATGAACCAGCCGTTTGTGAAGCGTCCGCATCCGGATTATTACCCGACTGCTGTCGCTAGCTTCATCCTGGGCGGTGGAAGCTTTAGTTCTAGACTTATGAACCGTGTCCGTAGTGACGAGGGCCTTGCCTATAGCGTCTATAGCACGGTGGGTAACGATTACCGCGACACGGCGATGACGACGATTGCTCTCCAGACAAAAGTGGAGACCGTGGACTTTGCCATGAAGCTCATTTTTGAGGAAGTGGAAAAGCTTGCGAAGAACGGCCCTACGGACGAAGAACTTGTGCAGGCCAAGAAGTCGCTTGTTGAAAGCTTGCCGAGTCTCTTTGATTCCCCGGCTGCAACCGCTTCCATTTTTGCAAGGGGTGAGCTCCTGGGCAAGTCGGATGACCATTATCTTGAGTATGTGAAGGAAATCAATGCTGTGACGGCGGAACAGGTGAAGACGATGATTGCGAAGTACTTTAGCCGCGAAAAGATGACGATTTCGATCGTTGGTCCTGTCGCTATGTTTGATTCGCTCAAGCCGTTCACTGTAATTCCTCTGGACAGCCTAGAGTTCCGTTAA
- a CDS encoding GGDEF domain-containing protein encodes MSYVGLIEINIICITVLLITLLQFKDSILRHLEERILGFTIIDTIIYIVLSTVTKMLYSVHIQSDLYSSNQKICVIYAIMYALSLSSSLLLAQLWFSFIFLRIRKSVYSYKHLFPLFSTPSIIGIFICIGISIYGFTNDCHTTSLQFRRLLPFLIGLNFIYILATMVLGIQHAITQKNSTNRKEAFYLSFIALVPSGSCIIQYFVPDIPLTDPIFALTLLHVYVTLLKYRITSDPLTGVNNKIRLIEYLQYITQHQDPSKRLFILVMEVDFFKDIVRNFGYEMSDRVVADLASFFKRQCRGQNAFLARTRDNQFAIVMERDEVSEIESFCQKLVRECDRDSMQSDMTTWKISFSLHYAEISNISTSNISQIFAEAKKNCYKPETPAPKD; translated from the coding sequence ATGTCTTACGTAGGCTTAATAGAAATCAACATCATCTGCATAACAGTATTGCTCATTACACTGTTGCAGTTCAAGGATAGTATCCTCAGACACCTTGAAGAACGTATTCTCGGTTTTACCATCATCGATACCATCATCTACATCGTGTTAAGCACGGTGACCAAGATGCTGTACTCGGTGCATATCCAGAGCGACCTCTATTCCAGCAACCAGAAAATTTGCGTCATTTACGCCATCATGTACGCCCTGAGCTTGAGCTCTTCATTGCTCCTCGCCCAGCTGTGGTTCTCGTTTATATTCCTACGAATCCGCAAAAGCGTCTACTCGTACAAACACCTGTTCCCGCTTTTTTCAACACCAAGCATTATCGGCATTTTCATCTGCATCGGCATCAGCATCTACGGCTTTACAAACGACTGCCACACCACATCGTTGCAATTCAGGCGCCTACTGCCATTCCTCATCGGGCTGAACTTCATATACATTCTGGCGACAATGGTGCTTGGCATTCAGCATGCCATTACGCAAAAGAATTCTACAAACCGCAAGGAAGCGTTCTACCTTTCATTTATAGCCCTTGTGCCAAGCGGAAGCTGCATCATCCAGTACTTCGTTCCAGACATTCCGCTCACCGACCCGATTTTCGCGCTCACACTCCTGCACGTCTACGTCACGCTCTTGAAGTACAGAATCACGTCTGACCCACTTACCGGCGTGAACAACAAGATCCGACTGATCGAATACCTCCAGTACATCACACAGCACCAAGATCCGAGCAAGCGCCTGTTCATTCTCGTGATGGAAGTTGACTTTTTCAAGGATATTGTGCGCAACTTCGGTTATGAAATGTCCGACCGCGTCGTCGCCGACTTAGCATCTTTCTTCAAGCGCCAGTGCAGAGGACAAAACGCGTTTTTGGCAAGGACAAGGGACAACCAGTTTGCGATTGTCATGGAACGCGACGAGGTTTCAGAAATCGAATCTTTCTGCCAGAAGCTCGTACGTGAATGCGACCGCGACAGCATGCAGTCCGACATGACCACATGGAAAATTTCATTCAGCCTGCATTACGCTGAAATTTCAAACATCTCTACAAGCAATATTTCGCAAATCTTTGCCGAAGCCAAGAAGAACTGCTACAAGCCAGAAACTCCGGCACCGAAGGATTAG
- a CDS encoding patatin-like phospholipase family protein: MFPTPHGWLKKTLLLAVAIAAVYVAPAQAAHSADETLLSAMQLVPDSLQAKKTKSVLYLGGGERSPWFHLGALYALEEYKIPVDSIVATSWGAWMGALWSLGVSIDDIQRLMMDPSIVEFVGANTIHDKTEHSGFDIPLSIEGIPTLRQRFSFYADSAGNVYRSMHALVPDTASIERSLSRLRFEESLYRQRGSYRIPFTLQTCDSVIENPSYADIVASLPLSGNEKSGELCPYLALPLVKNPQEAVLIVVPDPVRYDLDGNVETRQLKNNVLSKLGDVQGVFVRAHSIRDTSRKSMIQAGFSAVEGRLREIIPLVDGRREYTDKQKSEAWFAFNPVFDSLSSEHHSAVASYWSPEDTGFVAPSNFAYSITAKAPYDTISFNMQPEGDLLIDVGVHPTVDVAVGGFGSNVIGANAYGEVALNYVNQMEISFKLAGFYGTSSYGFRPRLELSNLINRRWKFSFGYDLMKLCFLKTFEKDNVPEENRIKFEKRNDLFLSAKYAIDKMQSVEVKFLFGSREFELAPSAIPEEDFFDDVVVNTSSNYETSPVTQSVHYSLLNGEDDPWFATKGYAANASLGMNLIGVGFHQRGPIHGIYTLDGRLSYSPARNASITMGMAMGFDAYRDGGSMAYPKNFDNPAMEDRYRLHVAATPWSGDWQDPELSTHGYAMLRLNGGVHRHGFGAWLSFAYVHDFEDKATAKLNSNKFVFEPALRYKYRSFTVYAGLNRVVDTETFGDLREFKNYRYFIRIGDYNLF; this comes from the coding sequence ATGTTTCCAACCCCGCACGGCTGGCTTAAAAAAACGCTCCTTTTGGCAGTGGCGATTGCTGCTGTTTATGTGGCGCCTGCCCAGGCGGCACATTCCGCTGATGAAACGCTTTTGAGCGCTATGCAGCTTGTTCCCGATTCACTGCAGGCCAAGAAGACCAAGTCTGTGCTTTATCTCGGCGGTGGCGAGCGTTCGCCATGGTTCCATTTGGGCGCTTTGTACGCTTTGGAAGAATACAAGATTCCCGTGGATTCCATTGTCGCCACTTCGTGGGGCGCCTGGATGGGTGCGCTTTGGTCGCTCGGTGTCTCGATTGACGATATCCAGCGCTTGATGATGGATCCTTCGATTGTTGAGTTCGTTGGGGCGAATACGATCCATGATAAAACAGAGCATAGCGGTTTTGATATTCCGCTATCGATAGAGGGTATCCCGACGCTTCGCCAAAGGTTTTCGTTCTATGCGGATTCGGCAGGGAATGTCTATCGCAGTATGCATGCGCTTGTCCCCGATACCGCTTCCATTGAACGTTCGCTTTCGCGCCTCCGCTTTGAGGAGTCTCTTTACCGCCAGCGTGGTTCCTATCGTATCCCCTTTACGCTCCAGACTTGCGATAGCGTGATTGAAAATCCGTCTTATGCCGATATTGTCGCATCGCTCCCGCTTTCAGGGAATGAAAAGTCCGGTGAACTTTGTCCGTACTTGGCTTTGCCCCTGGTCAAGAACCCGCAAGAAGCGGTGCTTATCGTTGTGCCGGATCCCGTTCGTTACGATTTGGACGGCAATGTTGAAACGCGTCAACTTAAGAACAACGTCTTGTCAAAGCTGGGTGATGTGCAGGGCGTGTTTGTGAGGGCGCATTCCATTCGCGATACGTCCCGCAAGTCCATGATTCAGGCGGGATTCTCGGCAGTGGAAGGTCGTTTGCGCGAGATTATTCCGTTGGTTGATGGACGTAGGGAATACACGGACAAGCAAAAGTCCGAAGCTTGGTTCGCCTTCAATCCTGTTTTTGACAGTCTTTCGTCGGAACACCATTCGGCGGTTGCTTCTTACTGGAGTCCCGAAGATACGGGCTTTGTGGCTCCATCAAACTTTGCTTATTCAATTACGGCGAAGGCTCCTTACGATACAATCTCGTTCAATATGCAGCCTGAAGGCGATCTCCTGATTGATGTGGGCGTTCACCCGACTGTCGATGTAGCGGTGGGCGGCTTTGGTTCTAACGTGATTGGTGCTAACGCCTATGGTGAAGTGGCTCTCAATTACGTCAACCAGATGGAAATCAGTTTTAAGTTGGCTGGCTTTTATGGGACGTCGTCTTACGGATTCCGTCCGCGTTTGGAGCTTTCGAACTTGATTAACCGTCGCTGGAAATTTAGCTTTGGCTATGACTTGATGAAGTTGTGTTTTTTGAAGACGTTCGAGAAGGATAATGTGCCTGAAGAGAACCGTATCAAGTTTGAAAAGCGTAACGATCTTTTCCTGTCTGCAAAATACGCGATTGATAAAATGCAGTCAGTCGAGGTCAAGTTCCTGTTTGGCAGTCGCGAGTTTGAACTTGCTCCGAGCGCCATTCCCGAAGAAGACTTCTTTGACGATGTCGTCGTGAATACGAGTAGTAATTATGAGACTAGTCCGGTGACGCAGAGTGTTCACTATTCGTTGTTGAATGGCGAAGATGACCCCTGGTTTGCCACAAAGGGCTATGCCGCAAATGCAAGCCTTGGCATGAACTTGATTGGGGTCGGGTTCCACCAGAGAGGCCCGATTCACGGGATTTACACTCTTGATGGAAGGCTCTCCTATTCACCGGCTAGGAATGCTTCGATAACGATGGGCATGGCTATGGGCTTTGATGCTTATCGTGATGGTGGCAGCATGGCGTACCCCAAGAATTTTGACAATCCCGCGATGGAAGACCGTTATCGCCTGCATGTGGCGGCAACGCCGTGGTCCGGGGACTGGCAAGATCCAGAACTTTCAACGCATGGTTATGCGATGTTGCGCTTAAACGGTGGTGTTCACCGTCATGGCTTTGGCGCATGGCTTTCGTTTGCGTATGTCCACGATTTTGAAGACAAGGCAACAGCAAAGCTGAATTCAAATAAGTTTGTGTTTGAACCGGCGCTCCGCTATAAGTACCGTTCGTTTACTGTTTACGCAGGCCTTAACCGCGTTGTTGATACGGAAACGTTTGGTGATTTGAGAGAATTCAAAAACTACAGATACTTTATCCGCATCGGTGACTACAATCTGTTTTAG
- a CDS encoding vWA domain-containing protein, which translates to MDIGALHFQNPEAFWLLLFVPLLVALYVYRQQRRKSTIKFPALAIAKKAVPSRRVRFRHIVPAFRLAALVCFVVALARPQNAMEVEYTSTDGVDIMLALDVSGSMGTLDMLTRTEQAKLGVMNAEKILKRGEYWKYSRLGYAQDVIAEFIGKRHSDRIGLSAFGARSFTQCPLTMDYGSLLEILKASDDLARDTLVNNRTAIGDGLMNALARLKMSDAKSRVVILLTDGRDNASVVPPVRAAEVAKSLGVKVYTVGVGKKSGKILAFQQNPWTGEISWGERDITPEEGIDEDVLKAIASKTGGRFYRAENKAELEKIYSEIDELEKTEIETIAYARYAEKFYPWLLVGALLILLELILANTRFVRIP; encoded by the coding sequence ATGGATATTGGAGCCCTTCATTTTCAAAATCCCGAAGCCTTTTGGCTGTTGTTGTTTGTTCCGCTGTTGGTTGCGCTTTATGTTTACCGCCAGCAGCGTCGTAAGAGTACAATTAAGTTCCCGGCGCTAGCCATTGCAAAGAAGGCGGTTCCTAGCCGTCGTGTAAGGTTTAGGCATATTGTTCCGGCTTTTCGCCTGGCTGCCCTCGTTTGCTTTGTGGTGGCTCTTGCCCGTCCGCAGAATGCGATGGAAGTCGAATACACTTCGACGGATGGTGTCGATATCATGCTTGCACTTGACGTTTCGGGCTCTATGGGAACGCTTGACATGCTTACCCGTACCGAACAGGCGAAGCTTGGCGTGATGAATGCCGAAAAAATCTTGAAACGCGGCGAATACTGGAAATACAGCCGTCTCGGTTACGCGCAGGACGTAATTGCCGAATTTATTGGCAAGCGCCATAGCGACCGTATTGGCCTTTCGGCATTTGGCGCTCGCTCGTTTACGCAGTGTCCGCTCACGATGGATTATGGTTCCCTGCTTGAAATCTTGAAGGCAAGCGACGACCTTGCTCGCGATACGCTTGTGAACAACAGGACCGCCATTGGCGATGGCTTGATGAACGCGCTTGCCAGGCTCAAGATGTCCGATGCCAAGTCTCGCGTGGTGATTCTCTTGACTGATGGCCGCGACAATGCGAGTGTCGTTCCGCCGGTGCGTGCTGCCGAGGTGGCGAAGTCCCTGGGCGTGAAGGTTTATACTGTCGGTGTCGGCAAAAAGTCCGGCAAGATTCTTGCGTTCCAGCAGAACCCGTGGACTGGTGAAATCTCCTGGGGCGAACGCGACATTACGCCTGAGGAAGGCATTGACGAGGACGTGCTCAAGGCGATTGCGTCAAAGACGGGTGGACGTTTCTACCGTGCCGAAAACAAGGCTGAACTTGAAAAGATTTACTCTGAAATCGATGAACTCGAAAAAACGGAAATTGAGACGATTGCTTACGCCCGCTATGCCGAAAAATTCTACCCGTGGCTTCTGGTCGGTGCGCTCCTCATTCTGCTTGAACTCATCCTTGCGAACACCCGATTCGTGAGAATCCCGTGA
- a CDS encoding AzlC family ABC transporter permease, giving the protein MSYLKGLKDGSPIGLGYFAVSFSFGIAGSKIFSWPLVTLISMTNLTSAGQFAGLQIMADAAGTFIEMALATFFINLRYSLMAISLSQKVSSDFGTVKRLLLATGITDEIFAVAMSQKRVTPIYFFGLSTLPYIGWSLGTMVGAICGEILPAMVTNALGVALYGMFVAIVVPQMKVHGPTVFAVVIAVALSCAFKFFPPLSGVSVGFAIIICALVASFIAAWLFPMQNVNADDEVAK; this is encoded by the coding sequence ATGAGTTATTTGAAGGGCTTAAAGGACGGTTCCCCGATTGGGCTTGGCTACTTTGCCGTCTCGTTCTCTTTTGGTATTGCGGGCTCAAAGATCTTTTCGTGGCCGCTTGTGACGCTTATATCCATGACGAATTTGACCTCGGCAGGCCAGTTTGCTGGGCTCCAGATCATGGCAGATGCTGCCGGTACGTTTATCGAGATGGCGCTTGCGACGTTCTTTATCAACCTCCGCTATTCGCTGATGGCGATTTCACTTTCCCAGAAGGTCTCGTCGGATTTTGGTACGGTAAAGCGCCTTTTGCTCGCGACTGGCATCACGGACGAGATTTTTGCAGTGGCAATGTCGCAGAAGCGCGTGACGCCGATTTACTTCTTTGGGCTTTCGACGCTCCCTTACATTGGCTGGTCGCTTGGGACGATGGTTGGTGCCATTTGCGGTGAAATTCTCCCGGCGATGGTGACGAATGCCCTTGGCGTTGCTCTTTATGGCATGTTTGTGGCGATTGTGGTGCCGCAGATGAAGGTGCATGGCCCGACGGTTTTTGCGGTCGTGATTGCGGTTGCGCTCAGTTGCGCGTTCAAGTTCTTCCCGCCGTTGAGTGGCGTGTCTGTCGGTTTTGCAATTATCATTTGCGCACTCGTGGCATCCTTTATTGCAGCATGGCTCTTTCCGATGCAAAACGTCAATGCAGATGACGAGGTGGCCAAATGA
- a CDS encoding vWA domain-containing protein: protein MRFAEPNFLWGLFTLPLFALLFVYAYHRRKKLAARFVSLPMLSKLSTSVSPWRRLTKVLLLLLAIAFLFVALARPQWGRKMEHVERRGQDLVLLQDISLSMLAEDVKPNRLVRSRHEISAFLESLTGDRVGLVAFSGEAQVMVPLTLDYGTVQMVLRELNPGWLMPGTNLESAIRKGMTLFKNSGGASQHSVMILMSDGEELEAAAVNAAKEAAEFGIKIYTIGIGSREGVPIPLKDKNGGSVYKKDMQGNIVTTRLEEGTLQEIANVTGALYFYASPGEFQLQKVLTEIATLEKKDQSSDRMENYQDRYQIFLGLAALLFLIEAVISERGRRRKQLNGRFS from the coding sequence ATGAGATTTGCCGAACCGAATTTTTTGTGGGGCCTTTTTACTCTGCCCTTGTTTGCACTTCTGTTTGTGTATGCTTACCATCGCCGTAAAAAACTGGCTGCCCGTTTTGTATCGCTCCCTATGCTTTCGAAACTTTCGACGAGCGTTTCTCCGTGGAGGCGCCTGACTAAAGTCTTGCTTTTGCTCCTCGCGATTGCATTCCTGTTTGTTGCACTAGCCCGTCCGCAGTGGGGCCGCAAGATGGAACACGTGGAACGCCGTGGCCAGGATCTTGTGCTGTTGCAGGATATTTCGCTTTCGATGCTTGCCGAAGATGTGAAGCCAAACCGTTTGGTGCGTAGTCGTCACGAGATTTCGGCTTTCCTTGAATCTCTGACGGGAGACCGCGTGGGTCTTGTGGCGTTCAGTGGTGAAGCTCAGGTCATGGTGCCTTTGACGCTTGATTACGGTACGGTGCAGATGGTGCTTCGTGAACTCAATCCGGGGTGGCTCATGCCGGGTACGAACCTCGAAAGCGCTATCCGCAAGGGTATGACTTTGTTCAAAAACTCCGGTGGTGCAAGCCAACATTCTGTGATGATTCTCATGAGCGATGGCGAAGAACTTGAAGCCGCAGCAGTCAATGCCGCTAAGGAAGCGGCTGAATTTGGCATCAAGATTTATACAATCGGTATCGGTTCCCGCGAAGGCGTGCCTATACCGCTCAAGGACAAGAACGGCGGTAGCGTCTACAAGAAGGATATGCAAGGCAACATCGTGACGACACGCCTTGAAGAAGGGACGCTTCAGGAAATTGCAAATGTGACGGGTGCGCTTTACTTTTACGCAAGTCCGGGCGAGTTCCAGCTGCAAAAGGTCTTGACCGAAATTGCAACGCTTGAAAAGAAGGACCAGAGCAGTGACCGCATGGAAAATTACCAGGACCGCTACCAGATTTTCCTCGGGCTTGCAGCCCTCCTGTTTTTGATTGAGGCTGTTATCTCGGAACGTGGCCGCCGCCGCAAACAGCTCAATGGTCGCTTTAGCTGA